In Primulina eburnea isolate SZY01 chromosome 5, ASM2296580v1, whole genome shotgun sequence, a single window of DNA contains:
- the LOC140832876 gene encoding protein PIN-LIKES 3-like, protein MGLLDLFIASSIPMLKVLLVTGLGSYLASDSSNILGDDARKHMNNVVFYVFNPALVYSNLAKTITYESMVKLWFMPFNILFTFIIGSVLGWVVIKVTRAPIHLRGLVIGCCAAGNLGNLLLIIIPAVCKEKGSPFGSPDVCHTYGMAYASLSMAIGAIYLWSYVYNIVRVSSSKRSMEVEISNSPKASSMSSGETWTEPLLSSDETGLTLPLDRFENKTPQVGVSDKIKHRLEKLFKKMNLKRLLAPSTTGAIVGFIVGLVPQIRNFLIGDTAPLRVFQDTALLLGDGAIPAVTLIMGGNLLKGLKGSGIEKSIIFSIIVVRYAVMPLIGIGVVKGAVRFGLVHDDLLYQFVLLLQFALPPAMNIGTITQLFGSGETECSVIMLWCYLLASVALTFWSTFFLWLLIQ, encoded by the exons ATGGGACTTTTGGATCTCTTCATTGCCTCATCGATTCCTATGCTGAAAGTGCTTTTGGTGACTGGACTGGGATCATATCTTGCTTCAGACAGTAGTAACATTCTTGGAGATGATGCAAGGAAGCATATGAACAAT GTTGTTTTCTATGTATTCAATCCGGCACTCGTCTACAGCAACTTAGCCAAAACGATAACATATGAAAGCATGGTTAAGCT GTGGTTCATGCCTTTTAATATTCTTTTCACGTTCATTATTGGTTCGGTCCTCGGATGGGTGGTCATTAAAGTTACGAGAGCTCCTATTCATCTCCGAGGGCTTGTTATAGGTTGTTGTGCTGCAG GGAACTTGGGGAACCTGCTTCTCATCATAATTCCAGCAGTTTGTAAAGAGAAGGGAAGCCCATTCGGAAGTCCTGATGTTTGCCATACATATGGAATGGCTTATGCTTCTCTTTCGATGGCC ATTGGGGCAATTTATCTGTGGTCTTATGTGTACAACATCGTCCGCGTATCATCAAGTAAGAGATCGATGGAAGTTGAAATAAGTAACTCTCCAAAAGCAAGCTCGATGTCATCTGGAGAGACATGGACCGAACCTTTACTTTCATCAGATGAAACTGGATTGACTTTGCCACTAGATCGATTTGAAAATAAAACGCCTCAG GTAGGAGTTTCAGATAAAATAAAGCATCGGTTAGAAAAGCTCTTTAAAAAGATGAACCTCAAGAGGTTGCTCGCTCCATCAACAACTGGAGCA ATTGTTGGATTTATTGTTGGACTTGTACCTCAAATTAGAAACTTTCTGATTGGTGATACGGCTCCTCTCCGTGTGTTCCAAGATACTGCTCTTTTACTGGG GGATGGAGCCATTCCAGCAGTTACACTGATCATGGGAGGAAACCTTTTAAAGG GCTTAAAAGGTTCAGGAATTGAGAAATCTATTATTTTCAGCATTATTGTTGTTCGATATGCTGTGATGCCTCTGATAGGCATTGGTGTTGTTAAAGGGGCAGTTCGATTCGGTTTAGTTCATGATGATCTATTGTATCAGTTCGTTCTCTTGCTGCAGTTTGCCCTCCCTCCTGCAATGAACATAG GTACCATAACCCAGTTATTTGGGTCTGGAGAGACAGAATGCTCAGTCATTATGTTATGGTGTTATTTGTTGGCTTCCGTCGCGTTAACTTTTTGGTCAACGTTCTTCTTGTGGCTACTGATTCAGTAA
- the LOC140832877 gene encoding uncharacterized protein isoform X2 yields MIETGVTDNELIGWENLLDNVPDDLGFDLFDDPGAATASAAGSMDSCFSIEDIEQYLMNDESNSDKPVEERHDALTDDFFSDLFLVSPHGSWFVSENLSKDSSSSPESVVVEAREEEREEDCYHEKNYTQINEDKGGDDGETDDPVDKKRKRLIRNRDAAVRSRERKKMYLKDLELKSKYYEAECKRLGTLLQCCLAENQALRLSLHNSKAYDASRNKQESAVLLLESLLLGSLLGYLGIIYLLVLDSQFLTNLEVALREEVDDEELESVVTTKLVMEPCKIQLFDLFMMSKRCKASRSRMRLRIIESSSCLLSKTPRIPVFSLVS; encoded by the exons ATGATCGAGACTGGAGTTACCGATAATGAGCTAATTGGTTGGGAAAATTTGTTGGATAACGTCCCAGATGATTTGGGTTTCGATTTGTTTGATGACCCGGGCGCCGCCACCGCCTCAGCTGCAGGTAGTATGGATTCTTGTTTTTCGATCGAGGACATCGAGCAATACCTTATGAATGACGAGTCCAATTCCGATAAACCAGTGGAAGAACGCCACGATGCTTTGACGGATGATTTTTTCTCGGACTTGTTTTTGGTTTCGCCGCATGGGTCCTGGTTTGTGTCGGAGAATCTCTCTAAGGATTCGTCCTCCAGCCCTGAGTCGGTG GTGGTTGAGGCGCGAGAAGAAGAGAGAGAAGAGGATTGCTACCATGAGAAAAATTATACGCAGATCAACGAGGATAAAGGTGGTGATGACGGAGAAACTGACGATCCCGTTGACAAAAAACGCAAAAG GCTAATCAGGAACCGAGATGCGGCAGTGAGATCACGGGAAAGGAAGAAGATGTACCTGAAGGATCTTGAATTGAAGAGTAAGTACTATGAAGCCGAATGTAAGAGGCTTGGAACTTTGCTCCAATGCTGTCTTGCTGAGAATCAAGCATTGCGGCTTTCCTTGCACAACAGTAAGGCATATGATGCTTCCAGGAACAAGCAGGAGTCTGCTGTGCTCTTGTTGG AATCCCTGCTGTTGGGTTCCCTGCTTGGTTACCTGGGCATCATATACCTTCTAGTTCTGGACAGCCAGTTCCTGACAAATCTGGAAGTGGCTCTTCGCGAAGAAGTGGACGACGAAGAGTTGGAAAGCGTCGTGACAACAAAATTGGTGATGGAGCCGTGTAAAATCCAACtgtttgatttatttatgatgAGCAAAAGATGCAAAGCTTCAAGATCAAGGATGCGGTTAAGGATCATAGAATCCAGCAGTTGCCTTCTATCCAAGACTCCTAGAATTCCTGTTTTTTCACTAGTTAGTTAA
- the LOC140832877 gene encoding uncharacterized protein isoform X1, with protein MIETGVTDNELIGWENLLDNVPDDLGFDLFDDPGAATASAAGSMDSCFSIEDIEQYLMNDESNSDKPVEERHDALTDDFFSDLFLVSPHGSWFVSENLSKDSSSSPESVVAEEEREDSSGEKNSLLASPDSEVVEAREEEREEDCYHEKNYTQINEDKGGDDGETDDPVDKKRKRLIRNRDAAVRSRERKKMYLKDLELKSKYYEAECKRLGTLLQCCLAENQALRLSLHNSKAYDASRNKQESAVLLLESLLLGSLLGYLGIIYLLVLDSQFLTNLEVALREEVDDEELESVVTTKLVMEPCKIQLFDLFMMSKRCKASRSRMRLRIIESSSCLLSKTPRIPVFSLVS; from the exons ATGATCGAGACTGGAGTTACCGATAATGAGCTAATTGGTTGGGAAAATTTGTTGGATAACGTCCCAGATGATTTGGGTTTCGATTTGTTTGATGACCCGGGCGCCGCCACCGCCTCAGCTGCAGGTAGTATGGATTCTTGTTTTTCGATCGAGGACATCGAGCAATACCTTATGAATGACGAGTCCAATTCCGATAAACCAGTGGAAGAACGCCACGATGCTTTGACGGATGATTTTTTCTCGGACTTGTTTTTGGTTTCGCCGCATGGGTCCTGGTTTGTGTCGGAGAATCTCTCTAAGGATTCGTCCTCCAGCCCTGAGTCGGTGGTGGCGGAAGAAGAGAGAGAGGACAGCTCCGGTGAGAAAAACAGTTTGTTAGCCAGCCCTGACTCGGAGGTGGTTGAGGCGCGAGAAGAAGAGAGAGAAGAGGATTGCTACCATGAGAAAAATTATACGCAGATCAACGAGGATAAAGGTGGTGATGACGGAGAAACTGACGATCCCGTTGACAAAAAACGCAAAAG GCTAATCAGGAACCGAGATGCGGCAGTGAGATCACGGGAAAGGAAGAAGATGTACCTGAAGGATCTTGAATTGAAGAGTAAGTACTATGAAGCCGAATGTAAGAGGCTTGGAACTTTGCTCCAATGCTGTCTTGCTGAGAATCAAGCATTGCGGCTTTCCTTGCACAACAGTAAGGCATATGATGCTTCCAGGAACAAGCAGGAGTCTGCTGTGCTCTTGTTGG AATCCCTGCTGTTGGGTTCCCTGCTTGGTTACCTGGGCATCATATACCTTCTAGTTCTGGACAGCCAGTTCCTGACAAATCTGGAAGTGGCTCTTCGCGAAGAAGTGGACGACGAAGAGTTGGAAAGCGTCGTGACAACAAAATTGGTGATGGAGCCGTGTAAAATCCAACtgtttgatttatttatgatgAGCAAAAGATGCAAAGCTTCAAGATCAAGGATGCGGTTAAGGATCATAGAATCCAGCAGTTGCCTTCTATCCAAGACTCCTAGAATTCCTGTTTTTTCACTAGTTAGTTAA
- the LOC140831715 gene encoding mitotic spindle checkpoint protein BUBR1 isoform X2: MEESSVNFVASMEPMLDPESQFLVSKEETGHEWELFKENVRPLKRGRNVNLLNQALKFHSHSHLKKSLLHNRRRLIEAIDQYEGDDPLQPWIECIKWVQEAFPPGGDYSGLVVIYEQCVRTFWHEHRYKDDLRYLKVWLEYAENCVDAEVIYNFLEANKIGQTHAQFYISYGLLMEHKHKTKTANDIYNRGLSMNAQPVEKLKAAYKKFLSRSMRQMKTKEEDAMGDHLPARSFGTVLAKEARNQSSESSDLFRKKLKVDRAHGNTLSIYKDNSSGPTSGHQVEISHLDMKQWHSLGPLAERNKENNAIPSKWTSNKIPQKPGQRTGRPAPGPCIEIFVDEECLEQNKANNESEKSSVLHLQPGDGKDLKKETELLRENPLRNFPPSSLPR; encoded by the exons ATGGAGGAGAGCAGCGTCAATTTTGTTGCATCAATGGAGCCGATGTTAGATCCAGAGTCTCAGTTTCTGGTGTCGAAGGAAGAGACTGGTCACGAGTGGGAGCTCTTCAAAGAAAATGTCCGCCCTCTGAAGAGAGGTCGCAACGTCAATTTGCTCAACCAAGCCCTAAAATTCCATTCACATTCCCATTTAAAGAAATCCCTACTCCACAATCGAAG GAGGTTGATTGAAGCGATTGACCAGTACGAAGGCGACGATCCACTTCAGCCATGGATCGA GTGCATCAAATGGGTTCAAGAGGCTTTCCCTCCGGGTGGTGACTATTCAGGACTTGTTGTGATTTATGAGCAATGCGTTCGCACTTTTTGGCATGAACATCGGTATAAGGACGATCTTAGATACCTGAAAGTTTGGTTGGAATAT GCTGAAAATTGTGTAGATGCTGAAGTCATATACAACTTTTTAGAGGCAAACAAAATTGGACAGACACACGCGCAATTCTACATATCATACGGTTTGCTCATGGAACACAAACATAAAACTAAAACTGCGAATGACATCTACAATCGTGGTCTATCAAT GAATGCTCAACCAGTTGAAAAATTGAAGGCAGCCTACAAGAAATTTCTCTCTCGTTCAATGAGACAAATGAAAACTAAAGAA GAGGATGCAATGGGAGACCACTTACCAGCTCGGAGTTTTGGAACTGTGTTGGCTAAAGAAGCAA GAAACCAATCTTCAGAGAGTTCTGATCTTTTCAGAAAAAAATTGAAGGTTGACAG GGCTCATGGAAACACGCTGTCAATTTACAAAGACAACAGCAGTGGTCCAACATCGGGTCATCAGGTTGAGATATCACATTTAGACATGAAGCAATGGCACTCGCTTGGTCCTCTAGCAGAAAGAAACAAAGAGAACAATGCAATTCCTTCTAAGTGGACATCGAATAAG ATTCCTCAGAAACCTGGTCAAAGAACGGGAAGACCAGCTCCAGGCCCATGCATTGAGATATTTGTGGATGAGGAATGCTTAGA ACAAAATAAAGCAAACAATGAGAGCGAAAAGTCTTCAGTTCTGCATCTCCAGCCTGGAGATGGTAAAGATCTTAAGAA GGAAACAGAGCTATTGAGGGAGAATCCATTACGCAATTTCCCTCCAAGTTCTCTTCCGCGGTGA
- the LOC140831715 gene encoding mitotic spindle checkpoint protein BUBR1 isoform X1, giving the protein MEESSVNFVASMEPMLDPESQFLVSKEETGHEWELFKENVRPLKRGRNVNLLNQALKFHSHSHLKKSLLHNRRRLIEAIDQYEGDDPLQPWIECIKWVQEAFPPGGDYSGLVVIYEQCVRTFWHEHRYKDDLRYLKVWLEYAENCVDAEVIYNFLEANKIGQTHAQFYISYGLLMEHKHKTKTANDIYNRGLSMNAQPVEKLKAAYKKFLSRSMRQMKTKEEDAMGDHLPARSFGTVLAKEATGNQSSESSDLFRKKLKVDRAHGNTLSIYKDNSSGPTSGHQVEISHLDMKQWHSLGPLAERNKENNAIPSKWTSNKIPQKPGQRTGRPAPGPCIEIFVDEECLEQNKANNESEKSSVLHLQPGDGKDLKKETELLRENPLRNFPPSSLPR; this is encoded by the exons ATGGAGGAGAGCAGCGTCAATTTTGTTGCATCAATGGAGCCGATGTTAGATCCAGAGTCTCAGTTTCTGGTGTCGAAGGAAGAGACTGGTCACGAGTGGGAGCTCTTCAAAGAAAATGTCCGCCCTCTGAAGAGAGGTCGCAACGTCAATTTGCTCAACCAAGCCCTAAAATTCCATTCACATTCCCATTTAAAGAAATCCCTACTCCACAATCGAAG GAGGTTGATTGAAGCGATTGACCAGTACGAAGGCGACGATCCACTTCAGCCATGGATCGA GTGCATCAAATGGGTTCAAGAGGCTTTCCCTCCGGGTGGTGACTATTCAGGACTTGTTGTGATTTATGAGCAATGCGTTCGCACTTTTTGGCATGAACATCGGTATAAGGACGATCTTAGATACCTGAAAGTTTGGTTGGAATAT GCTGAAAATTGTGTAGATGCTGAAGTCATATACAACTTTTTAGAGGCAAACAAAATTGGACAGACACACGCGCAATTCTACATATCATACGGTTTGCTCATGGAACACAAACATAAAACTAAAACTGCGAATGACATCTACAATCGTGGTCTATCAAT GAATGCTCAACCAGTTGAAAAATTGAAGGCAGCCTACAAGAAATTTCTCTCTCGTTCAATGAGACAAATGAAAACTAAAGAA GAGGATGCAATGGGAGACCACTTACCAGCTCGGAGTTTTGGAACTGTGTTGGCTAAAGAAGCAA CAGGAAACCAATCTTCAGAGAGTTCTGATCTTTTCAGAAAAAAATTGAAGGTTGACAG GGCTCATGGAAACACGCTGTCAATTTACAAAGACAACAGCAGTGGTCCAACATCGGGTCATCAGGTTGAGATATCACATTTAGACATGAAGCAATGGCACTCGCTTGGTCCTCTAGCAGAAAGAAACAAAGAGAACAATGCAATTCCTTCTAAGTGGACATCGAATAAG ATTCCTCAGAAACCTGGTCAAAGAACGGGAAGACCAGCTCCAGGCCCATGCATTGAGATATTTGTGGATGAGGAATGCTTAGA ACAAAATAAAGCAAACAATGAGAGCGAAAAGTCTTCAGTTCTGCATCTCCAGCCTGGAGATGGTAAAGATCTTAAGAA GGAAACAGAGCTATTGAGGGAGAATCCATTACGCAATTTCCCTCCAAGTTCTCTTCCGCGGTGA